The sequence below is a genomic window from Dictyostelium discoideum AX4 chromosome 5 chromosome, whole genome shotgun sequence.
AACCATTCAAATTTGCCCACTTTTTCTAAttccaaatatttttatatgggagctcatataaaattaatatgtataattttaaaattttgaaaagtgCTCAAACTTGAATGGTTTTtacaatatattttttttttcattaaattatttttatttaatttttattttattttatattttatttaatccaTTTGTTtctatttcatttaaatatatataaaatctaGGATATCCCAAAATTgggaaaatgaatttttttttatttttaatttttttttatgtgtgtgaattaaaaaaagtcaaatcatttttttttgatgaccaaacaaaatttttcatttttttttaaaaaaaaaaaaaaaaaaaaattgaattttttttatatttttttttttttatttttaatttatttatttaacatCACCAAACAAATATTTACATACATAAAATGGATATTTTAGAAGAAACAGCTGCCccattaaaagattttgCCAAAAACTCAATCCgtttattcaaaaaatgtACTAAACCAGATGCCCAaggtaaattaattataaataacaataatttataaCTTAATATATTATGATGACAATGACGATTATACTTACATATTTCCatacatattttttaaataattttatagagTTCCAAAAGATTGCTCTTGCTACTTTAATTGGTTTCGCAATTATGGGTTTCATTGGTTTCTTTGTTAAATTGATTCACATCCCAATCAACAATATTTTAGTTGGTGGTgtttaaatttgtaaaaaacaattaataataataataataaaataagtgaaaataaatatatagaaAAGGAAatacaagaaaaagaaaaagaaaaataatgattaaaattttaataatgtaaaaaaaaaaaataaaataataaaaaaaaaataaacaactCAACTCACTTTACCTCATCGcaacaatctcttttaaaacaaaaacccCCCAAAtcagtaataaaaaaaaaaataataaaataaaataaactttattgatttattttaagaTTGCGtcttaaaataaatcaatgatgattaaaaaaaaaaaaattacataattctatttttattttcagttttttatttttttttgttatttttctttttttttaatttttttaaaatggtaatttatttaaagcaGAGGAATTTTTACCATCTTGCCATTCACTTCTGGTGATCCAAATTTCTCTTGTACTTTCCAAACAACCTAAAATTGCACCACCTCTCCAACCAGCATGACGACAATCAACATCACTTCTAATGGAACTATTGGCAAAACCAATATAATTTTCAAGTGGCATTATAGTTGTAGAGGATGGTGTTGGGGTGGTTGTAGCAGAGTTTGTGgaattttgtaattgttgttgtaattgttgttgttgttgttgttgttgttgtagttgttgttgaaattgtaattgttgagcttgatattgttgttccAATTGTTTAAATATACAAACTCTTAGTACATCTTGAATACCAGGTGCTAAggcaccaccaccaaccaAAAGAATATTTGATaagtatttctttttatttatatcactTCTCTCCAATTGTGATACACTCTTTAAAATTGCAATATCCAATGGAATATCAATATAATTATCTTCACAATTTGATGAggattctatttttaatttctttgttggtgatgatgttgttgaagttgaagttgatggtaccgttgaatttgaattagaAATTGATGGTACTGTTGAgtttgaatttaaagttgatggtactgttgaatttgaatttaaagttgATGTTACAATTGtaacattattaaaactattattattattattattattattattattattattattattattattattattattattataactattaatattactattactaccactattattattattattattattattactactactactactattattattattattattattattattaataatattattaattatattattattaataatattattattattactaccatcTTTATTATCTCTACTTGTATTATTTTGAGCAAAGCTAAGTATATGACTATGATCATCGAATGGATCTTCATGATCATATGATGATAGGtaatgattataataatgttTTTGATCTTCAACATATAAATTACTTTCACTAGTATTTGCCAATGATCTTGATTTAATTAGATAATTTACAGAACTTCCACCAAATTGTGATAAAATATTTGGATAAAATAAAGACATACCAACAACTTGATAAACTTCATCTGCattaaaatgataaatattcATATGTTTATCAtgtttaatatctttaactTTAAATGTACCAACTctttgtttttgaaaatcattctatgattattattaaaaaaaaaaaaaaaaaaaaaaaagttaataaatattttaaatcttttgttTATACtctatataataataataataataataggatAACctacataataataatctaaattttcaattttaatattatcaaaaacatttaaataaaatggagAGAAATCGACTAATTCATAAATTGAAGATTTGAAaggaaaataatatttatgtATTTGTTTTGCAACCATTTGTCTTGTTAATGTATCAGAATCACTCTTATCCATACCAGTTAAAAGATATTCCAATAGTTTTGTTAATTGTTCACCACCATAGCCAAGTGTTAATCTAGTATTTGGTAAAAGGTAACCTTCATCAACACATGCAATCGATATCTTTTGATGACCTAAATCAATAACACATGATTGTGTTGCCATTGATACTCCAAACGATGAACAAATTGATTCTTGAAAGAATAATACTGATGTAAATTGTAATtcctttaataataatgttgtaatttgttttaatgattttctaTCAATATTATCTGTAACAACATAAACACATCCATAgctcttattattattattattattattattattattattattattattaaaaaaaattaatattttagaattattattaattttaaaacaaattattaaataaataaatagttaCACTTAAATCAGAGGAtggtatatttaaatatctttGAATTGCATATTTCCACATTTGAGTTATATCATCAAACATTGATTGAACTGAATGATAGATTCCAGTATTAAAAGTTGACATGGTGATTGGTTGATAGGCAAACCATTTATCTTTGTCTCTGCTTACTGCGATTGCATCATCACCAATACAATAATCGATTTCGTTGTAGTTTAATGGTTGTGGGACATAGGGTGGTGGAGTAGTTGAAACGTTTGTaagtgatgataatgaagaggttttctttttcttctttttaatgatttcaaaAGTTGTGGAATTATTCTCATTGTAGAGTGTTGGTTTTTGTCTAACTTTAATATAATCAActggtggtaataatttagTAGTCTCTTTAACTGATTGTTCAACCtcttctaataatttttttggtATATGTATTTTGGTTTGTGTTTGTATATTTATTGGGGGTGGTGGTTgttcaatttttatatttgaggttatatttgtttttgaatcAGTTATAGGTTTATCTATATCCATTGATTCAGTTGGTTTAATTTCTACTTCTtctgttgttgatgttgatgatgttgatgatgttggttTAACTTGTTCATcagttgttattgttgttgccATTGGCAATGTTGATTTAACATCTTCTGTGGTAGTGCCAACTGCTTCAGAAGGGGTCACTGTATTTTCAACATCTATTTTCataatatcatcattattttcatttgatttattatttattatagttGACTCTACTGGTGATACTATTGTTGGTGTTTCAGTGGT
It includes:
- the sec61g gene encoding protein transport protein SEC61 gamma subunit — its product is MDILEETAAPLKDFAKNSIRLFKKCTKPDAQEFQKIALATLIGFAIMGFIGFFVKLIHIPINNILVGGV
- the arpG gene encoding actin related protein 8; protein product: MESKVIVIHHGSHSLKIGLASESVPKTIPNYIARKKKEKISTPTITTTETPTIVSPVESTIINNKSNENNDDIMKIDVENTVTPSEAVGTTTEDVKSTLPMATTITTDEQVKPTSSTSSTSTTEEVEIKPTESMDIDKPITDSKTNITSNIKIEQPPPPINIQTQTKIHIPKKLLEEVEQSVKETTKLLPPVDYIKVRQKPTLYNENNSTTFEIIKKKKKKTSSLSSLTNVSTTPPPYVPQPLNYNEIDYCIGDDAIAVSRDKDKWFAYQPITMSTFNTGIYHSVQSMFDDITQMWKYAIQRYLNIPSSDLSSYGCVYVVTDNIDRKSLKQITTLLLKELQFTSVLFFQESICSSFGVSMATQSCVIDLGHQKISIACVDEGYLLPNTRLTLGYGGEQLTKLLEYLLTGMDKSDSDTLTRQMVAKQIHKYYFPFKSSIYELVDFSPFYLNVFDNIKIENLDYYYNDFQKQRVGTFKVKDIKHDKHMNIYHFNADEVYQVVGMSLFYPNILSQFGGSSVNYLIKSRSLANTSESNLYVEDQKHYYNHYLSSYDHEDPFDDHSHILSFAQNNTSRDNKDGSNNNNIINNNIINNIINNNNNNNNNSSSSSNNNNNNNNSGSNSNINSYNNNNNNNNNNNNNNNNNNNNSFNNVTIVTSTLNSNSTVPSTLNSNSTVPSISNSNSTVPSTSTSTTSSPTKKLKIESSSNCEDNYIDIPLDIAILKSVSQLERSDINKKKYLSNILLVGGGALAPGIQDVLRVCIFKQLEQQYQAQQLQFQQQLQQQQQQQQQLQQQLQNSTNSATTTPTPSSTTIMPLENYIGFANSSIRSDVDCRHAGWRGGAILGCLESTREIWITRSEWQDGKNSSALNKLPF